Genomic window (Oikeobacillus pervagus):
CTGTTTCAAGAGATTCTCATTTTACACATAAAGCATGGCATGACACATCAGATGCAATTAGTAAGATCACTTATGCTATGATTGGTGATCCTGCCCATGTTCTTTCTCGCAACTTTGAAGTGTATATAGAGGAATTAGGTCAAGCGGATCGTGGTACTTTCATCATTGACCCTGATGGTGTGATCCAAGCTGTTGAAATTAATGCAGATGGAATTGGTCGTGATGCAAGCACGCTTATTAATAAAATTAAAGCTGCACAATATGTTCGTAACAACCCAGGTGAAGTTTGCCCTGCCAAATGGAAAGAAGGCGGAGAAACCCTTAAACCAAGTCTTGATCTTGTAGGGAAAATTTAAGGAAAGTAAGGAGGAATATAAATGGCGCTTAATGCAGAAATTAAATCCCAATTAAACCAGTACCTTCAACTACTTGAAGGAGATCTCGTTCTAAAAGTGAGTGCAGGTTCAGATAAAGTTTCAGAGGAGATGCTAACTCTAATTGATGAGCTAGCATCCATGACATCGAAAATTACTGTAGAAAAAGTGAAACTAAATAGAACACCAAGCTTTAGTGTTAACCGTGTTGGAGAAGATACAGGAATTACTTTTGCTGGTGTCCCATTAGGTCATGAATTTACATCTTTGGTGTTAGCCCTATTACAAGTGAGTGGAAGAGCTCCAAAGGTAGACGAAAATGTCATTGACCAAATTAAGAAAATCAAAGGTGAATATCATTTTGAAACTTACGTTAGTTTAAGTTGCCATAACTGTCCAGATGTTGTTCAGGCGCTTAATATCATGAGCGTGCTTAATCCTGGTATTACGCATACAATGATCGATGGTGCGGCGTACAAAGATGAAGTGGAGAAAAAAGATGTCCTAGCTGTGCCGGCTGTCTACTTAAACGGTGAATCATTTGGTAATGGGCGT
Coding sequences:
- the ahpC gene encoding alkyl hydroperoxide reductase subunit C, whose amino-acid sequence is MSLIGKEVQPFTAQAYLNGKFIEVTEQNLKGHWSVVCFYPADFTFVCPTELEDLQEQYPALQKLGVEVFSVSRDSHFTHKAWHDTSDAISKITYAMIGDPAHVLSRNFEVYIEELGQADRGTFIIDPDGVIQAVEINADGIGRDASTLINKIKAAQYVRNNPGEVCPAKWKEGGETLKPSLDLVGKI